In the genome of Flavobacterium panacagri, one region contains:
- the rfbB gene encoding dTDP-glucose 4,6-dehydratase codes for MKKILITGGAGFIGSHVVRRFVSKYPEYQIFNLDALTYAGNLENIKDIEDKSNYTFVKGNIVDESFINELFRLHNFDGVLHLAAESHVDRSIEDPLAFVKTNVIGTMNLLNAAKNHWKGSFEGKRFYHISTDEVYGSLGAEGLFTETTPYAPNSPYSASKASSDHFVRAYGETYGLPYVLTNCSNNYGSYHFPEKLIPLFINNIINNKPLPVYGDGNYTRDWLFVEDHAIAIDLVFHEGKNHETYNIGGFNEWKNIDLVKLLCQIMDQKLGRVTGTSQNLITYVKDRPGHDLRYAIDASKINKELGWKPSVTFEEGLEKTINWYLNNGEWLKNVTSGSYKDYYKKQYS; via the coding sequence ATGAAAAAAATTCTTATAACTGGTGGTGCTGGTTTTATTGGTTCACATGTAGTAAGACGTTTTGTAAGTAAATATCCAGAATATCAAATCTTTAATTTAGATGCTTTGACTTACGCAGGCAATTTGGAGAATATAAAAGATATTGAGGATAAATCTAATTATACTTTTGTAAAAGGTAATATTGTGGATGAAAGTTTCATTAACGAACTTTTTAGGCTTCATAATTTTGATGGAGTTCTACATCTAGCTGCAGAATCACACGTTGATCGTTCAATTGAAGATCCTTTAGCATTTGTAAAAACAAATGTTATTGGTACAATGAATTTGTTAAACGCTGCAAAAAATCATTGGAAAGGAAGTTTTGAAGGAAAAAGATTTTATCATATTAGTACAGATGAAGTTTATGGTTCTTTAGGAGCAGAAGGATTATTTACTGAAACGACACCTTATGCTCCAAATTCTCCTTATTCAGCTTCAAAGGCAAGTTCTGATCACTTTGTTAGAGCATATGGAGAAACTTATGGATTACCATATGTTTTGACAAACTGTTCAAATAATTATGGTTCTTATCATTTTCCTGAAAAATTGATTCCACTTTTTATAAATAATATCATAAATAATAAGCCACTTCCAGTTTATGGAGATGGTAATTATACTCGTGACTGGCTATTTGTAGAAGATCATGCCATTGCAATAGATCTTGTTTTTCATGAAGGAAAAAATCACGAAACGTATAATATCGGAGGATTTAATGAGTGGAAAAATATAGATTTAGTAAAATTACTATGTCAAATTATGGATCAAAAATTAGGAAGAGTAACTGGGACTTCTCAAAATTTGATTACTTATGTAAAAGATAGACCTGGTCATGATTTGCGCTATGCAATTGATGCTTCTAAAATTAACAAGGAACTAGGTTGGAAACCTTCAGTGACTTTTGAAGAAGGCTTAGAAAAAACAATCAATTGGTATCTTAATAACGGAGAGTGGCTGAAAAATGTAACTTCAGGCTCTTATAAAGATTATTATAAAAAACAATATTCATAA
- a CDS encoding mannose-1-phosphate guanylyltransferase: MEKNSSIIHVILTGGVGSRLWPLSRKSQPKQYLEIFEGKSLFEMTVERNSHLADKVMVVGNVDNHHLSGKVMDKTKTSYLNIVEATPRNTAAAIAFAAFASNPDDILIVTPSDHIIDKEEDYNKAIQEAISKAKEGYIVTFGIIPTKPETGYGYIESKGDKVLSFREKPNETTAKEFIARGNFLWNSGMFCFKAGVLLEELRQFQPDVYEKSRSVWESSQKGFLDLNSSLEIPSISIDYAVMERSKKIKVVPASFSWSDLGSFESVYEYLVSKGHPTDTNGNMVIGCENHTTFLGLKNTIFVHTNDANLILQKESSQDVKDIYNELERQNSDLLN, from the coding sequence ATGGAAAAGAATAGTTCAATTATACATGTTATTTTAACAGGTGGGGTAGGCAGCAGATTATGGCCTCTTTCTCGTAAAAGCCAGCCAAAACAATATTTAGAAATATTTGAAGGGAAATCTTTATTCGAAATGACAGTAGAAAGAAATAGTCATTTAGCTGATAAAGTAATGGTAGTAGGAAATGTTGATAATCATCATTTGAGTGGAAAAGTTATGGATAAGACTAAAACCTCTTACTTGAATATTGTAGAAGCGACTCCCAGAAATACCGCAGCAGCAATTGCCTTTGCAGCGTTTGCATCTAATCCAGATGATATTTTAATAGTAACTCCTTCAGATCATATTATTGACAAGGAAGAAGATTACAATAAAGCAATTCAAGAGGCAATTTCAAAAGCAAAAGAAGGTTATATAGTTACTTTTGGGATCATACCTACTAAGCCTGAAACAGGTTACGGTTATATTGAATCAAAAGGAGACAAAGTACTTTCTTTTCGAGAAAAACCTAATGAAACTACAGCAAAAGAATTTATAGCAAGAGGTAATTTTTTATGGAATAGTGGTATGTTTTGTTTTAAAGCTGGTGTGCTTTTAGAAGAATTAAGACAATTTCAACCTGATGTTTATGAAAAATCAAGATCCGTTTGGGAATCTTCTCAAAAAGGATTTTTAGATTTAAATTCATCTTTAGAAATTCCTTCAATTAGTATTGATTATGCTGTTATGGAAAGAAGTAAGAAAATTAAAGTAGTCCCAGCTTCTTTTTCATGGTCAGATTTAGGTTCTTTCGAATCAGTATATGAATATCTTGTTTCAAAAGGACACCCAACAGATACAAACGGAAATATGGTCATAGGGTGTGAAAATCATACCACCTTTTTAGGATTGAAAAATACCATATTTGTTCATACTAATGATGCAAATCTGATATTGCAAAAAGAAAGTTCACAAGATGTGAAAGATATATATAACGAATTAGAAAGACAAAACTCTGATTTATTAAATTAA